GTCGCGTTCGACCGCCACGAGTTTGTAGACGCCCTCGACTTTGGGGGCGTCCGTGCTCGTCACCAGGGCGGTCCCCGGCCCGAAGCCCGCCCCGACGCCGTCGCGATCGAAGAACTCGTGGATGGCGTACTCGTCCATGCCGGAGGAGATGAACTGGTCGATCTCCGGGATGACCTCGTCGACGGCCTTCGAGAGCGCCGGGAGATCGCCCGAGTCGAGGCGAACGCCGCGGAGGTCCACCTCCCTGGTCTCGGCGACGTCCTTCGCGATCTCCGCCCCCCTGACGGTGTCGTAGGTGTCGATCAGGAGGACGCTCTCGTCTCCGTACTCGTCGACGAACGCCTCGAACGCGTCGCGTTCGTGTTCGAAATTCTGGACCCACGAGTGGGCCATCGTTCCCGAGACGGGGATGTCGAACGCCTCTCCCGCGGCGACGTTCGAGGTGGCGTCGAAGCCGCCGATGTACGCGGCCCGAGCGGCCTTCATGGCGGCGTCGGTGCCGTGGGCGCGTCGGGAGCCGAAGTCGACCAGTCGCTGGCCGTCCCCCTCGCGATCGATCACGTCCCGCATCCGGCTCGCTTTCGTCGCGATGAGCGACTGGTAGCCGACCTGGTTGATCAGTGCGGTCTCGAGGAGCTGGGCCTGCAGGATGGGCGCCGTCACTTCGAGCAACGGTTCGTTCGGGAACACCAGCGTCCCTTCGGGCAGCGCGCGTACCTCGCCGGTGAACTCGAAATCGGCCAGGTACGACAGGAACGCGTCGTCGAATCCCTGCTCGGTCAGGTACTCGATCGCTCGCTCCCCGAACGAGAGGGTTTCGACGTAGTGGATCGCCTGCGCTACTCCCGCGGCCACCATGTAACCTCGATTCGGCGGCAGATCGCGGACGAAGAGGCTGAACGTCGCTCTCGGGTTGTGGTCCTGTTCGTGGTAGGCCTGCATCATCCGCAACTCGTAGAGGTCGGTGAACAGCGGGAGGTTCTGCTCCGTCAGGTAGCCGAAGGTCGTCTCGGACATCGGTTCGAATAAACGATCGACGTCACCCGTGATAACTGTCGGTGCCGGTTCCTGCCGACCCACCCCGGTCCCGAGGTTCTGAGACTGTCGCTGGCCTGCGTCTCACCGTCTCGATCACCCGATCTCGTCCGGTTCAGACGCGTCGAGAACGGTCGAGGCCAGTTCGCACTGGTAGTATCGGACCGTCTCGCTCTGTTGGTCGTAGTCGATCAGTTTCCCGTCTTCGAGCGACGGTAAGTGGACGTGATGGAGTTCCGTTTTCCAGCGGTCGGTCTCTTTCACCTCGGTCACCGTGGACAGGGTCGCTGCCAGTCGTTCGACCTCGATCTCGGTGTCGTCGTGGGCGTCCAGCACGGAGACGATCGTCCGGCGACGGTTATCCGCGAGTAGGCGAAGGACGGTGTCCGTATCGCATTCACAACTGATATTCCCGTCTTCGTCGATGATCGGACACTCAACCATGGTTTTCGATAGTCGAACTACGATCGCGCGGCGTAAAGTATACCCAACGTCTTCCCACCGCGTGAAAGATCGACGATCGTTGAACCGTACGGAAAACCGACCCGAGACGGGAGCGGCTGAATCCAATTACAGGGGTGTCCACTCCGCGTCGGAATCCGACGACAGGTGTACCCTTGACGGACCGCAGAGCGAGTGCAGTCGGATGGACGATCATCGATCCCGTTCGAGTCGCTCGCGGCGATTCTCGTACTCCTCCTCGGAGAGGTCGCCGCGAGCGTAGGCCGTTCGCAACTCCTCGATCGCGGCGTCGGATTCGTCTCCGGGCTCCTGAATCGCCCGGTACAGCAGGTAGCCGATTCCGAGTATCACCAGCAAGAACACGAGCCACATCACGATTCCCATCCACGCACCCGTCGTGCCGTTCCACATCCCGCCGTCCCACATGTGTCCACCTCCCCACATGCCCATCGTCGGCGCCATCAGTACCATCAGCAGGAACGGCAGGAGCAGGACGAGGGCGATGATGAGCAGGAGCGTTCGAACGATCGAGTCGTCAGTTGCCATGGGAATACCTTCGCCGGGAACACTGAAATATCTCCGTCCCGGGTCGTCGGAATCGTCATCGACGTCGTCGGCGGTCGATCACCGGACGACCGTCACCGGTACCGACGCGCGTCGCACGACCTGTTCCGCGACGCTGCCGAGCAGGACGCGCGAGATGCCCGACCGGCCGTGACTGCCGAGGACGATCCCGTCGACGTCGGCGTCGTCGGCGAACTCGACGATTCCCCGGGCTGGTGCGCCGACGATCGTCTCGGTCGCGATCGACGCGTCGTGTTCCTCGCCGAACTCTCGTGCGGCGTCGAACAGCCGTTCGGCCTCCTCTTCCTCGGCTTCGACGGCCCGCTGGAAGTTGTACGGGACGTCCCCGTCGTAGGCGGATATCGACGGGTTGATCACGTGCAGGACCGTGATCTCCGCGTCGGGAAACGTCGTGATAGCGTGTTCGAGTGCCGCTCGCGCCGGGTCGGAGTCGTCGACCGGGACAAGGACGTGCATACGCGGTCGTTCGCCCGTCGAACGTATATACCGCCGGGGACGTTCCCGCCACGTGGAATCTCTCCGGATAGTGGACGTTCGCCATCTCGATCGGTGGCGGCCTGCCGACGGAGAGGACGGGCCGTCGGCACCGGATTCTTCGCAATCTGGGACTGTCTGGGCGTTTCGACAAGTCCTCCTGCATGGGAATAGTCGGTACCGGGTATACCGTGGAACAGAAACGGTCTCGTATGAACGTTCGCGAAATCGTTGCCGACGAGTTCGAGACGTACGACGAGTCGACGCCGGTGTCGAAACTCCGCGGCGCGTTCGAGGAGACCGGTCAGCAGACGCTGTTGATCGCCCGGGACGGCGCGTTCGAGGGGATCGTCACTCGGCGGGACGTCATCTCGTCCCACCAGAAGACCTCCCGGAAGGCGGCGTCGCTCGTCCGCCCGGTCCCGACGATCGGTCGCGACGAGGACGTCCGAGAGGTCGCGCGGCTCATGATCGCCGGCGACACCAGGGTCCTTCCGGTGCTCGAGGGCGACGACCTCGCCGGTGTCGTCCGTGCGGACGACCTCCTGGAGCAGGTCCAGCCGTACCTGTCGGTGCTCGCGGTCGACGACGTCGCGACGAGAGAGGTCGTCACCGTGCGCCCGGACGAGTCGCTGGGTGCGGCGCTCTCGACGTTCCGAACCGAGCGCATCCAGCACCTGCCCGTCACCGAATCCGGGTCCGACGGGGTCGTCGGCATCGTGAGTCTCGCCGACGTCCTCGAGTTCGTCACGCGGGAACTCCAGCGGTCGCAGGGCGGCGATCCGGCGGCCAACGTGGACGCCGCGTCCGGCGGCCACCACGGCGGGTTCGGCGCCCGGGAGGGCGAGAGCGACGACCTGCTCAGCCTGCCGGTGCGTAACGTGATGGTCGAGACCCTCGGAACGGCACGGGCGAGCGAGACGATCGACGAGACGCTCGCGACGATGGTCGAGCACGGGGCCTCCTCGTCGATCGTTCTCGACGAGGACGGCAACCTCGACGGGATCGTCACGAAGACGGACCTGCTCGAGTCGCTGACCTGGACCGACGAGGGACGGCTCCCGATCCAGGTGTACGGCGCGGACCTCCTGACGGACCTCTCCCGATCGGAACTGGCCGATCGGATCGAGGCGGTCGCGGGGAAGTACGAGGACATGCGCGTCCTCGAGGCCAAGGTCCACCTCCAGAAGCACACCGAGCAACTCCGGGGCGTTCCCCTGCTGCTCGCCCGGGTTCGCCTCTACACCGACAAGGGGCTGTTCGTTGCCTCCGGTGAGGGGTACGGTGACGGCCACGCCGTGTCGCTCGCCCTGAACGCGGTCGAACGCCAGATCCTCGAGGGGAAGACCCACGCCCTGAACGAGAGGACCGGCGACGACGCGGACGTCGCCAAGATGTACGGCTGGTGGCTCAGCGAGTAGGCACGGCCGACAGGCGATCGCCTTCGGACCCGTTCACTCGCCCGTTTTCCGGCCGGTGATCGACTCGATCTCCAGTTCGTAGATCTCGAGGTCGATCGCCTCGACGTCCTGGTCGAAGACGTGCAGCCGGTGGAACGACTCGTTGAGCGTCATTGCGTCGAACGCTTCCCGTTCGGCATCGGTGAGTTTCCGCAACGGACCCCTGACGAGCACGCTCCAGCTATCCGTGCCGGAACCGTCGCTGTAGAGACACAGGCAGGCGTCGGTCGTCGTCTCGACGTACTCTATCTTCGTACTCGACCCGTCGTCCGCCAACCGGATATACAGCGACTCGCCGTCGTAGTGATAGTCCACCGGGATTGCGTACGCGGACGAGTCGTCCGCGAGCCCCAGGACTCCGACCGCTCCCGCTTCGAGGCGGCGTTCGATTTCGTCGGCCTCCATGCCGAACGTGTACACGTACTCGATTCTGTCCATGGTGAACGTACGGTCACGATACCTATGAAGCTCTCCCGCCGGCATCGGGCGATCGATTTCGGGTGGAACTGCTGACGGGAACTCAGCGCCCCTTCGATCGGCGCGTTCGAACGTACTGGAGCGCGGCGACGAGTGCCGCGGCCAGACTGGCGAGTTCGTACGGCTGGGCGTGAAACGTCAGCACGGCGGTGGCGACGAACAGCGCCCCGGCGAGGACGGCGTAGCCGACCCCCGGGTCGCCGCCCGGCGTCGGTTCGATCGGATCGGTCCTGACGACGAGTTCGCCGCGTTCGAGTTGTCCGAAGACGGCGTCGAACCGGGCGGGTACCCGCGCCAGCACGGGTACCGACTCCCGGAGATCCCGCTTTACGTCCTCGAACAGCACCTCGAACTCGCTCTCGATGAACCCGTGGTCGACGAGAAACGATCGCGTGACGGCGATGAAGTCGAACTCGGGATCGAGACTCCGGCAGACCCCTTCGCCGACCGTTCCGACCCGCATCAGCAACATCACGTTCGGCGGGATGCGAAACGGAAAGTCGTGCAGCATCGAGAGCAGTTCCCTGATGATCAGTCGCCAGGTGACGTCCGATCGCCCCTCGAGATTGTCGATCACCAGTTCGAGCACCCGCCGGACGGCGACCCGATCGACCGACGGCTCGAGAACCTCGAGCGCGATGAGCGTGTTCAACAGACCGTCGACGTCGCGACGAACCAGGGTTCGATAGAGGCTCGTAATGTCCTCCTGTTCCTGTTGGCTGAGTCGTTGACTCATGCCATAGTCGTAGATGACCAGCCGACCCTCGTCGGTCACCGCGAGGTTGCCGGGGTGTGGATCCGCGTGGAACACCCCGTCGACGAGCCCCATCTTCAGGTACGTCCGGGCGATCAGCGTCGCCATCTCCGTCGGCTCCATCCCGAGGTCGGCGAGGACGCGTTCGTCGGTGATCTTCCGGCCCTCGACGTACTCCATCGCCACCACGCGATCGGAACACAACTCGTCGTACGTTTCGGGGACGACGATCCGGTCGTCGTCGGCGAAGTTGTCCTCGATCTCCGCCATGATCGTCGCCTCGCGCTCGAAGTCCAGTTCCCCGAGGATGATCTCCTCGAAGTCGTCCGCCGCGTTCTCGAGCGAGTACCGCTGGCGCTCGTTGGCGAAGGCTGTAAGCAGTGGGAGGAGTCCCCGGATGACCCGCAGGTCGCGTTCGATCTGGGCCACGAGCCCCGGTCGGCGGACTTTCAGGGCGATTCGATCGCCCTCGTACTCGGCGGTGTAGACGAACGCGAGCGAGCCGCCGGCGACCGGTTCGACCGTTTCCAGGTCGATCTCGTCGCCGAGTTCCGTTTCGAGGACGGCGAACGGATCGCCGCCCGCGTCCTCGGGGACCTCGTCCTGCAGCGTCGCGAAGACGTCGACGTACGTCGGCGGCACGATGTCCGGTCGCGTCGAGAGTACCTGCCCCACCTTGATGAACGCCGGCCCGAGGTCGAGCATCGTCTCGGTGAGCCGTTCGGCACGGGCACGGTGGACTGCCGTGGAGACCGTCCGGGACGGGCCGAACAGCAGAAACCGCCGCCGATCCCGCAGGAAGGCGATCGCGACGGGGAAGAACCGAACGAGGACCTGGAGATAGCGCCGGTAGTACCCGTTCATCGTCGGTGGGCGGGGAGACAGTCGATCGAGTAGCCGTTCACGTCATTCCGTTCGCACAACGGCTACAAATACGTGACTAACGCGTCTCCGCAATGCAACAAAAAGGTGACTATCGCGTCCCCTCGACGGAACAGTCGCACGAGTCGTAACCGGACGGGTGCCCCGGTCGATCCGGACCGATCGACGCGTCCCTCGTGCCTCGTGACTCACCGTCGCTTCACGTGGACGGCGTCGTCAACGACGCAGACCTCGCACCCTTCGTACTCGAAGCGGATCGTGACGGTACTCGACGCGTCCGGGGCCGGTGCGTGTGACGCCTCCGGGGCCCGCGCGTCTCGAACGAGTCGATCGAGCGCGCCCGCGTCGATCGAGTTGTGGAGCGGCGAGAGGGCCAGCGGTTCCCGGCTCGTGACGGCCGCGACGCTACGAATGACGACGTCACTCGCCCGTTCGCCGGGACGAATCTCGGCAGGCGTATCGTTCCCGCACTCACACTGGGATGGGTGTGCCATCCTCGAGCGCTACTATTCGCCCGATGGTCCCTCTCGCAGATGATTCCGGTGCGATCGAAATCGGCGATTGATATTTGTTCACCTGGATCGTACCCTTCCGAAGTCGATCGCTCGAACGAGATAATATATCGGATTCGAATAATAGTTCTCGTATAGATAGCTTCGTGATGAATCAATCGGATACCGTGTTCCACGTGCGTCGATCTCCTCCGATCGACGACGAAACCAGGGTGAGTCGACCCGTTCGAAGCATCGTCTACGGCTAGAACGCTCGGCACCACGCCTTTCGTACGGGTTTTCGGTTCGGTTCACGGACCACGATCGGTGTCCGGCGACCGCTCGAACGCGTTTCCGGTTCGGTCGCTACGAACCGCCGCCAGTACCGCGTGTAGCGGACCTGTGCCCGCGAGGGGACTCGTCCGTTCTTCCCCGACACAGCCACGGTGGGACGATCGACGGAGTCCTGCGATCCAGCAGGACTCTGATCATCTCATTCGAGATGTGTCGAAATGCTGGGTGGTATCAAACTCTACCAGCTATCCGTCATGTGTCTCGTCGGACGACGCTCGACCGCCGGACCGATCGCCCCGGTCGTGTCTCGCTGGCTTCGAACCGGTGCCGTCGTAGCGCGAGGTCATCACCCAGAACGGGGGGCTTTAGTCGTCGGCCGCCGACCTTCCGCGCATGACGCGTGGGCTGGAGCCGACAGAATCGTACGACGGGCGGATCACGGTTCTCGTCCTCAGGGACGAGGGCCGCCGCGATCGAATCCGGTGTTCGTCGTACGAGGACGCGATCGAGACCGCGAAAGAAGCAGTGTCGTCGGCTACCGTCGTGAAGATCGTCGATCGGGACGACGAGGTCGTCTTCACTTCCGCCGAGATGGACATTGGGGTCTGGGCAACCGAATGGCGGCACGCGAAACGTCGACTCTCGGTCGACGTCGAGGAATACGACTGTCCGTACGACAGCGTCGGGTGTTTCGCGGACGATCTCTGTGTCCAGTGCCAGATCGACAGGGTCCAGAAGCGGTACTGATCGCGTCGGTCGGTGCTGGGTCGTACCGGCCTGGATCGCTCCGGGCGATGGCGGTCTTCACTCGAGGTCCTCTTGCTCCCGTTCCAGCCCCATTCAGACGCCGTACGGTGTGGTCTCGGGAACGTGAGCGGGCCGAACGACCTTCCGAGTCGCGTCCCGCACGGAGTACTTCTTTCGATCGTCCGTTATAGTAGCCACTGAAACTGTTCACACACCGATCGTACAGACGTCGTGCGATCGGGTGTGCACTGAATTTCAGTGGCTACTATAGCGTCTCGGATCGCAGGGGTCGCTACTTCCACCGTCTTCAGACGGTACCCGATCCGAACACCGGAAACAGCGGGCCATCAGCGGACCCCGACGGCCTGAGCCGCGCATACGCGCCGGATCCACGCGCACGGAGGATTGATAGCTGTTTCGCCCGAATACACGGCCGTGACAGTATCCGGCGTCGGCTTTCACTCGCTGACCACTGAACTCCACGACCACCACCCGACGGTCGAGGGCACCATCCCCGACTGGCTCTCCGGGACGCTGGTTCGCAACGGCCCCGGCCGCTTCGAAGCGGGCGACCGCCGAGTCAACCACTGGTTCGACGGGTTAGCGATGCTCCGCCGCTACGCCTTCGACGACGGCCGACTCCGCTATTCGAACCGGTTCCTCCGCACCGATGCCTACGAGGAGGCGATGGACGGTCGGCTGACCGGCCAGTTCGGCACTGACACGCGGGGCTGGCGGCGCATCCTCGAGACGATCACCTCGCTCGGGGTGCCCGACCCGACCGACAACGCGAACGTTCACGTCGCCCGCATCGACGGCGAGTACGTCGCGCTCACCGAGTCCCCGTGCCGGGTCGCCTTCGACCTCGAGACGCTCGAGACACGCGGGCGTTTTCGGTTCCACGACGACCTGACTGAGCACATCACGGCCGCGCACCTCGTCGACGACCCCCACCGCGACGAACTGGTCGGCTTCGCCACGCAGTTCGGTCTGACGCCACGATACCACCTCTACCGTCTCCCACGGGGACGTCGTACGCGCGAACGCATCGCCTCCATCGACGCGAACGGGCCGGCGTACGTGCACGACTGCAGCGTCACCGCCGATCACGTCGTCATCGTGGAGTCGCCGCTCGTCCTCTCGGTGCTCCGCGCAGCGAATCCGTTCGCGGAGGGCGCGATCGACATGCTCGACTGGCAGCCGGAGCGCGACACGCGCGTGCTCGTGGTCGACCGCGATACCGGCGACCTCGTGGCCGACCCGACGCTCGATCCGGCCTTCACGTTCCACCACGTCAACGCCTACGTCGACGGCGGGACGATCGTCCTCGACCTCGTGGAGTTCCCGGACGGCGACATCGTCGACACCATGTCGCTGTCCGAACTCGAGGGCGACGGCTTTCCGGCCGTGCCCGACGCCCGCCTGGTGCGGTACCGCATCGACCCCGACGCGAACACGGTCAGCCGGACGCGACTCTACGACGGCGGGATGGAGATGCCGCGCGTCGCCCGCTCGGTCGTCGGCCGACGCCACCGCTACGCGTACGGTCAGGCGACCGATCGCGCGGGCGCGAACGGACTCGTCAAAGTGGACTGCGAGACGGGCACCGCCAGGGAGTGGTGGGAGCGCTCGGTCTACGTCGAGGAACCGGTCCCCGTCCAGCACCCCGAGGCCGACGACGAGGACGACGGCGTCGTGCTCGCGACGGCGCTGGACACCGAACGCGAGCGGACGCTGCTCATGATCTTCGATGCAGCGACGTTGGACGTTCGGGCGCGGGCGGTTCTCCCACACGCGGAACCTTTCGGCTTCCACGGCCGTTTCTTCCGGGACGCGTGACTCGTCCGGACTACTGTCAGCCATCTCCGGCACACCCGCACGGCGGGTCGCGGGTGCGCCGGTAACCAGTGACAGCAGACCGTATCAGGCGAGATCGGCGAGCGTCCCCGCCATGACGGGACTGGCAGGTGGGTCGGGCATCGCCGCCAGTCGATAGATCGCCGCCGCCGCTCTGTCGACGGCGAAGGGCCGATCGTCGCCCAGTCGTCGCGCGATAGGTTCGAACGCTCCGACTGCGGCGAACAGCCAGTTCGCCAGTTCGGGAAAGTGTGGCTGGTCGGGACCGTACACCGGGCCAAAGCGCGGGACGACCACCTCCATGTCGAGATCGGCGATGGCCCGCTCGGCGCGCCGGCGGGCAGTGATGTACGACTGGCCGACCAGTGGCGGCTTCGCCGAGGAGGAGATGTAGACGAACCGGTCGACGTCGGCCCGCTCGGCCTCGAGGGCAGCCACGATCGCGGAATCGCCGTTGATCCGATCGAAGCTCCCGCCGGCGTCGGGAGTCTCGGAGATGGTTCCGATCGAGTGCACCACGCAGTCGACGCTCGGCAGCGCATCGCGCCACGTCTCCGGGCTGAACACGTCGGCGGCCACCCACGTTACGTCGGCGGCCCACGGCCCACAGTGGCGCTGTGCGGGTGGGCCGGTTCGTGCGACGCTCGTCACCTCGTGGCCGTCCGCGACGGCACGCTCGCAGATGCGGCGGCCGATGAAGCCGTTGCCGCCGGTTACCAGCAGGTGCATGGTCCCACTACGGGCTGTACGGGGAAAACCACGGACATCGATGACCGGTCGATCGGGAAGGGGCTGAACAACCCACGGGTAGTCCGACTCACCGGTTTGGTCGTCGGAAAATCAGTGGGCCAACTCGGATTTGAACCACCTGAAGACGGTCTCACTCGCTTCGCTCGTGAGCGTGCGTCTTCCGTAATTCAAATCCGAGTCGAATTCCATACTTGCGACTCGCGATTTTGCTCGCCGCAAAAGTATGGGCCAACTCGGATTTGAACCGAGAGCCTCCACCTTATCAGAGTGGCGCTCAACCTGATTGAGCTATTGGCCCGCGTCGGCATCAAACAGTTGTCCGCTGGTATGTTTAAGCGTTTCTTTCTTCGGGGGCCGTGCGAACCGCTACCGAGCGAGGGGGTCGCGATCGTCTCCCTCGTCTCCGTCCCCGTTCCGATCGTTCTCGCCGAAGTCGATCGTGTACGACTCGTCGTCGCCCGAGTCGACGGTGTAGGCGTCCTCGCCGAGGTCGTAGGTACCGCCGTCGGTCGGTTCGGCCGTGTCCGCTCCGGGACCGGGAGCCGCGTCGTCGTCGGGGAAGCCGTACGTCCAGACCCCGCCGCTCGCGAAGCCACCCGTCTTCTTGTCCGCGTAGGGGACGATCACGAAGCGCTTGAGTCCCATCCGGATCGGGATCCGGCTGATCGGAAGCACCAGCAGGAACCCGAGCAGGTCCGTGACCAGGCCAGGCGTGAGCAGGAAGGCCCCGGCGGCGATGAGCAGGCCACCGTCAAGCAGTTCGTTCGTCGGCGGCTGACCCTGGGCCAGCGATCGCTGCATCTTGCTGATCGTCCGTCGACCCTCGGCGCGGACCAGCAGCATGCCGACGAGTCCAGTCAGGACGACGAGCAGGATCATCCCGACCCAGCTCACGAAGCCGAACTGGGTGACGATGAGTGCGAGTAGCACTGCGTCGAGAAACGGGATGAGCAATAGCGCGAAGATCCACCGAAGCATGCCCCGATATAGCCGACGAAGGGTGAAAACCCTTTACTCTCGTCGCGTCGCTTGCTCGCGGTGATTCGGACGGAATGGGCGATGGAGACCGCTATGAATCCCCGCCCGAACGGGGCGTTCGAGGTAATTCCGATCGACTCCTCCCTACCGGTTCGGTCGCGATCGATTCACAGCGAAGGGCTTACGCCCGCGACTCGCTACCCTCCGGTATGGACGATCCGACACGCGTCGAGTGGCGCGAGTGGGGCCAGGCGGCCTTCGACGAGGCTGCAGAGGCCGACCGCCCCGTCTTGCTCTCGCTCACTGCGACGTGGTGTGACCACTGCCACGAGATGGACGCGGAGACGTACGCGGAGCCGCGAATTGCGGCGAACGTCAACGACAGTTTCGTTCCCGTGCGCGTCGACGTCGACCGCCATCCGCGGGTGCGCGATCGGTACAACATGGGTGGGTTTCCGTCGACGGTCTTCTGTGCGCCGGACGGCGGCGTCCTCACCGGTGCGGGCTATCTCGGCCCCGATGGGATGCGACAGGTGTTAGACAGCGTCCGGACCATGTGGGAGACGAAGGGGAGCGGAGCCGCCCGGATTCCCCGGCCACTGCGGGAGGACAACCCGCCCGCGGGCGACCTCTCGCCCGAAATCGAGTCGGCGATGCTGGGTCAGCTGACCGAGACCTACGACGAGGTCGCCGGCGGCTGGGGGGAGCGTCCGAAATTCCCCCTACCCGACGCCCTCGAGTTCGCGCTCAAGCGCGATCGGGAGATGGCACTGCGCTCCTTCGACGCCGTCGGTGCGAACCTGCTAGACGAGTTCGACGGCGGCTTCTACCGCTTCGCGACCGATCGGGACTGGTCGGGGCTACAACACGAGAAACTGCTCGACTCCAACGGCGCGCTCGTGCGGGCGTTCGCCAACGCCTACCTCCACACCGGCGCGGACGAGTACCGCGAACCGGCCGAACGCACCATCGAGTATC
The nucleotide sequence above comes from Halosolutus halophilus. Encoded proteins:
- a CDS encoding SHOCT domain-containing protein, whose amino-acid sequence is MATDDSIVRTLLLIIALVLLLPFLLMVLMAPTMGMWGGGHMWDGGMWNGTTGAWMGIVMWLVFLLVILGIGYLLYRAIQEPGDESDAAIEELRTAYARGDLSEEEYENRRERLERDR
- a CDS encoding pyridoxamine 5'-phosphate oxidase family protein, translated to MDRIEYVYTFGMEADEIERRLEAGAVGVLGLADDSSAYAIPVDYHYDGESLYIRLADDGSSTKIEYVETTTDACLCLYSDGSGTDSWSVLVRGPLRKLTDAEREAFDAMTLNESFHRLHVFDQDVEAIDLEIYELEIESITGRKTGE
- a CDS encoding FxsA family protein, translated to MLRWIFALLLIPFLDAVLLALIVTQFGFVSWVGMILLVVLTGLVGMLLVRAEGRRTISKMQRSLAQGQPPTNELLDGGLLIAAGAFLLTPGLVTDLLGFLLVLPISRIPIRMGLKRFVIVPYADKKTGGFASGGVWTYGFPDDDAAPGPGADTAEPTDGGTYDLGEDAYTVDSGDDESYTIDFGENDRNGDGDEGDDRDPLAR
- a CDS encoding universal stress protein, with amino-acid sequence MHVLVPVDDSDPARAALEHAITTFPDAEITVLHVINPSISAYDGDVPYNFQRAVEAEEEEAERLFDAAREFGEEHDASIATETIVGAPARGIVEFADDADVDGIVLGSHGRSGISRVLLGSVAEQVVRRASVPVTVVR
- a CDS encoding HalOD1 output domain-containing protein, with translation MAHPSQCECGNDTPAEIRPGERASDVVIRSVAAVTSREPLALSPLHNSIDAGALDRLVRDARAPEASHAPAPDASSTVTIRFEYEGCEVCVVDDAVHVKRR
- a CDS encoding carotenoid oxygenase family protein, translating into MTVSGVGFHSLTTELHDHHPTVEGTIPDWLSGTLVRNGPGRFEAGDRRVNHWFDGLAMLRRYAFDDGRLRYSNRFLRTDAYEEAMDGRLTGQFGTDTRGWRRILETITSLGVPDPTDNANVHVARIDGEYVALTESPCRVAFDLETLETRGRFRFHDDLTEHITAAHLVDDPHRDELVGFATQFGLTPRYHLYRLPRGRRTRERIASIDANGPAYVHDCSVTADHVVIVESPLVLSVLRAANPFAEGAIDMLDWQPERDTRVLVVDRDTGDLVADPTLDPAFTFHHVNAYVDGGTIVLDLVEFPDGDIVDTMSLSELEGDGFPAVPDARLVRYRIDPDANTVSRTRLYDGGMEMPRVARSVVGRRHRYAYGQATDRAGANGLVKVDCETGTAREWWERSVYVEEPVPVQHPEADDEDDGVVLATALDTERERTLLMIFDAATLDVRARAVLPHAEPFGFHGRFFRDA
- a CDS encoding nicotinate phosphoribosyltransferase; its protein translation is MSETTFGYLTEQNLPLFTDLYELRMMQAYHEQDHNPRATFSLFVRDLPPNRGYMVAAGVAQAIHYVETLSFGERAIEYLTEQGFDDAFLSYLADFEFTGEVRALPEGTLVFPNEPLLEVTAPILQAQLLETALINQVGYQSLIATKASRMRDVIDREGDGQRLVDFGSRRAHGTDAAMKAARAAYIGGFDATSNVAAGEAFDIPVSGTMAHSWVQNFEHERDAFEAFVDEYGDESVLLIDTYDTVRGAEIAKDVAETREVDLRGVRLDSGDLPALSKAVDEVIPEIDQFISSGMDEYAIHEFFDRDGVGAGFGPGTALVTSTDAPKVEGVYKLVAVERDGEMQPSMKLSKGKVTYPGAKSVRRIESDGRYTGDVLGLRGEESPGEEQLVTVIEDGDRSYEIPALDEIRETAREQRQKLPEEHRRIEDPEPYDVRISDGLREETDELRATIESRISE
- a CDS encoding DUF7344 domain-containing protein produces the protein MVECPIIDEDGNISCECDTDTVLRLLADNRRRTIVSVLDAHDDTEIEVERLAATLSTVTEVKETDRWKTELHHVHLPSLEDGKLIDYDQQSETVRYYQCELASTVLDASEPDEIG
- a CDS encoding CBS domain-containing protein, which codes for MNVREIVADEFETYDESTPVSKLRGAFEETGQQTLLIARDGAFEGIVTRRDVISSHQKTSRKAASLVRPVPTIGRDEDVREVARLMIAGDTRVLPVLEGDDLAGVVRADDLLEQVQPYLSVLAVDDVATREVVTVRPDESLGAALSTFRTERIQHLPVTESGSDGVVGIVSLADVLEFVTRELQRSQGGDPAANVDAASGGHHGGFGAREGESDDLLSLPVRNVMVETLGTARASETIDETLATMVEHGASSSIVLDEDGNLDGIVTKTDLLESLTWTDEGRLPIQVYGADLLTDLSRSELADRIEAVAGKYEDMRVLEAKVHLQKHTEQLRGVPLLLARVRLYTDKGLFVASGEGYGDGHAVSLALNAVERQILEGKTHALNERTGDDADVAKMYGWWLSE
- a CDS encoding NAD-dependent epimerase/dehydratase family protein, translated to MHLLVTGGNGFIGRRICERAVADGHEVTSVARTGPPAQRHCGPWAADVTWVAADVFSPETWRDALPSVDCVVHSIGTISETPDAGGSFDRINGDSAIVAALEAERADVDRFVYISSSAKPPLVGQSYITARRRAERAIADLDMEVVVPRFGPVYGPDQPHFPELANWLFAAVGAFEPIARRLGDDRPFAVDRAAAAIYRLAAMPDPPASPVMAGTLADLA
- a CDS encoding ABC1 kinase family protein, translated to MNGYYRRYLQVLVRFFPVAIAFLRDRRRFLLFGPSRTVSTAVHRARAERLTETMLDLGPAFIKVGQVLSTRPDIVPPTYVDVFATLQDEVPEDAGGDPFAVLETELGDEIDLETVEPVAGGSLAFVYTAEYEGDRIALKVRRPGLVAQIERDLRVIRGLLPLLTAFANERQRYSLENAADDFEEIILGELDFEREATIMAEIEDNFADDDRIVVPETYDELCSDRVVAMEYVEGRKITDERVLADLGMEPTEMATLIARTYLKMGLVDGVFHADPHPGNLAVTDEGRLVIYDYGMSQRLSQQEQEDITSLYRTLVRRDVDGLLNTLIALEVLEPSVDRVAVRRVLELVIDNLEGRSDVTWRLIIRELLSMLHDFPFRIPPNVMLLMRVGTVGEGVCRSLDPEFDFIAVTRSFLVDHGFIESEFEVLFEDVKRDLRESVPVLARVPARFDAVFGQLERGELVVRTDPIEPTPGGDPGVGYAVLAGALFVATAVLTFHAQPYELASLAAALVAALQYVRTRRSKGR